TGACATTCTTCCGAATAGAACCATTCTGAAAACTGGCTGTCCACAAAAAAAATGAAGTGTCAAGTACGGCGATGCTATTTTCTCCCAGAATTAACATTATGCCATTTTCTGTGTTGTACAATATTTGATTAGATACTTACATGTGACCATAATAACCGGTTATTtcagcattaaactgtctttttggAATGTTATTCATTATTGTCCTAAAATCCAACATTGCAGAAAAGTTTGTATCTCGCGTTAGCTAGTTAATACTGATATTCCCGTTTTAGATTAATTGATGTCTTACATTAAACCTGTAACAATATTATCACATTCCAAAAGTTAACTTTCGGCCAGTCAATGGGACTGgttattgtgacgtcacgagTACAAGATAATCGTCAGTTAGGTCATTGTGGCCgtaaatttcacaaaattaaagCGAATAACCCGATGCCAAAGACATAGAAATACACGTTATtcccccacccccatccccgACCTTACATGtttatgaccctggttgtttgTGTCTTCTTGAGAACCGACCTTATATGTTTATGACCCTGGTtcttggtgtctccttgacaaccgaGCTTATATGTTTATGACCCTGGTtcttggtgtctccttgacaaccgaGCTTATATGTTTATGACCCTGGTtcttggtgtctccttgacaaccgagcttatatgtttatgaccctggttgtttgtgtctccttgacaaccagCCTTACATGtttatgaccctggttgtttgTTTCTCCTTGATAACCGAGCTTATATGtttatgaccctggttgtttgtgtctccttgacaaccagccttatatgtttatgaccattgttattggtgtctccttgataaccgagcttatatgtttatgaccctggttgtttgTGTCTACTTGACAACCAGCCTTATATGtttatgaccctggttgtttgTGTCTCGTTGACAACCAGCCTTATATGtttatgaccctggttgtttgtgtctccttgacaactgaccttatatgtttatgaccctggttgtttgTGTCTCTTTGACAACTGACCTTATATGTTTATGACCCTGGTTGtctgtgtctccttgacaactaGCCTTATATGTTTATGACCCCGgttgtttgtgtctccttgacacccgacCTAACATCACGCTTGTTGTTACGGAACTTTTAAActcattacaaaaaaaataaaaaatatgactGTTGGCCGATCAGTTATTTTGCAATTTAAATGAACAATAAAGGCGACAGACTGACTTGATGGATGAGGCTGTGGAAAATTGATCCAGCACTATAAAGCACAGATGTTATCTAGCAGTTAACGTAGAGATGATGCATTATGATTTGAATTGTTTTGAGATTATCACTGACACTGGGCCACATgcatcatctgtaaataatggATTTAAGACCAGCCTAGATTCATAAATCAATAGCAATCCGTTTATGCATTCAAATGAATGCTTCAAAcgattttgtttgatttaaaaaaatgacttttttttcaTAGTTTAGGTGTGTGCAGCTTTAAGTACTACgaaaacattaaataaacattttacttGCGTTATCACATTTGCAAGGCATTTATGTCAATTTAGTCCACGAATGGTTGTGGTAATGTTATTGTCAATGATAATATGGAACTGATTAACACTGAATGAttaatttatagaaaaaatcGTCATCTTACTTAAATATGGACTGTTACTAAGTAGTCCTGTTAAGAACAACGAAGAGTGCATTCAAGCATACCGAAGATATTTTTCAGTTTGTTAGTATCAACTAGACATTTATGTAAGCTAAGATACGACAGGTTATGtgatcttttaaaaaaaatcaaatgttatTTATTGTAACACATCACAAACAACATGTTTTAATGACAAATTGTCCTATTGTaaacgataatatatatcacaataatgAAAGTGTCGACAAAAGTACCAAAGTATATAAGTGACAAAAGCAGGTATATTATATTCCAGAGtgatatgttgttgtttttaataaaagttTTCTATGATATGTTGATAGCTTTTTTACATCCACACGAATGTAAGATCCTATTCATCACATAAATTATACTCATTTGAAAATAAGGAGGAGACTTGAATACAAATACCTTAACTTTTTCATTATATggacaataatataacaaattcGTCTATGATGTCACagttatatgacgtcatcattcaTGATGTCATAATAATTTTATCTCATGTGAGTATTATGTAAAAGATACATGTAATGTCAATTGAAATATTATGGAAAGAGGGTGattcttcaaaattatattatttatctatttatttattttattttatttcattttttttctgttttttgttgggtttttttgcGATATTACACTTTTTCTTTAATGTGACATTAGCTTTATAACATTCTATACTATCTGTTGCATCATATAACTATCTTATGTGACATTTTAATGTTGTTCATTTCAGGTTCTCGGCGGCCAATGCCTATTGCGAGTACACCACGATGAGAGCGAACCAAACAGTGATGGGGAAAGAGCTGTTTACCTTTGCCAAAGGCTACGCGTCCTTTCACGGCTACGTCAGCATATGTGTCTGTGTATTTGGAATCGTTACAAATTTCTTCAACATATCGGTCTTGACACGAAAGCACATGCGCACACCGGTAAACCAGATCTTAACATGGTTAGCGGTTTCTGATATAAGCACGATGATATCCTATGTGCCGTTTGCTTTCCATTTTTATTGTATTCATCCTTCGGGGAGTAAATCAGCATCAAAGAATAGCAAAGCTTGGATGACGTTTATGATATTCCATATAAATTTAACGGCTACCACTCATACTGTATCAATATGGATGTGTGTGTTATTGGCTATAGTAAGGTTCCTTCATATAAGATCCCCTACCAAAGCCAATGCAGCAAGGTTAAAGaggattaaccaatcaaatgttATGATTTTGATTGCTTACATTGCTAGTGCTGTCATTCTAATACCTAATTACATGAGCAACGAACTTCTTCAGGATACTTTGCCAGAGGAAAACGAAACGATATATGTTCTTCGAGATTTAAAACTGGGTAAAAATGATACCGAAATTCTGGTTCTTGTGAACGTTTGGATGTATGCCTTCACAGCAAAGCTTATCCCTTGTCTACTTATGTCTATTTTTGGATCTCTGCTTATATACAACATTCATGTAAAACTTAAACAACGAAGAAAGGTTCTTCAAATATCTGGTGCCAGTTCTCTACGTCTTTCTGAACATTCCAGAACCACCAAGATGTTGGTGGCAGTTATTGTTTTGTTCCTTGTCACAGAGCTTCCTCAGGGAGTTCTAATAGTTTGTAGCGCATGCGTCGAAAATTTCTTTGACACTGTTTATATTCCCTTGGGTGACGTCATGGACATTGTTGCTCTTGTAAATAACGCagttaatttcatattgtattgTTCAATGAGTACCAAGTTCCGAGAAACGTTTGTTCATCTTTACTGTTGTTCGTGTCATTTGGTGCGAAAACCGCGGGAGAACGGCTACACTCTCACCGACAGGATGGCCAAATTAGATTCGCATAGCAGTAATAATAACGACCATAttcatcatcaccaccatcaccacAATAACGCATAACACACACGCACCTAGTACCTGAACAACTCAACATTGGACTTTGTGGTGGAGTGTGACTACGTAACATTGTCTTTGTTAAGGCAATTCTTTTCAAGTCAAGGAGAATAATTCAATTAAACACCTATATGATCCAGCATTCAACCTTCAGGTGACCTCTTACtgataatacaatataaacattccTGAAAGCAGACAAGATGCTGGATAACGTCTGAACATTCCCCGAACCCTCCATTGAGACCTATTGTTCTATTGTACATACAAAGCTTTGATCTTTTAATGGTTGTGATGTTTAAATAGACTGAAGCCGAGCCATTGTttgtaattaaatttcaatgtATCTATTTCATTGATATTATATCCATTTCAAGTGATATCTTTTGATGTTATTGAAAAATACAACCATTCAAATGTACATTTTCGAACGACAATATTCCGCACAGTTCATTTTCTTTAACTTTAACAGTTAACTATTAAAGCAAGTCTTTAATTTCAACTGGTGTTAAATGATGACAACCATCAAACAGTTCTAGGTTTATCGACGTTATTTAAATGATGTGGAATGTGGATTTGTTATGGTTCAGCTTGATCAGTTGTTTTCCGTGTAGAAAACATGTCATTCTGAAATTCGACCAGCGTaagattatataaaataaaataaacaaataaataatattgattGTCATCCAGTGTgatagagaccaaccaaccaattgttttcccatagactttagtgttaacgttttggtgtatttcattcaaattcctgaattcaatatgacaattatggtttataacaaaagtttagggtctgacacctaataaaaaaaaaagtttggtccttcagctcaaattttctccggggtagccattttgaaaatgggtgaatttcgcaggaaaaattctcaaaaatcttaaacgtttacctgttaattattattacctgaacctttggggaaaaaatcaatcggacttacgaaatttatatcaatacactgtatatcttattgatagttacctatcaagCTACctatctattttcttacttcatagCATTCTTGCCAATCAgtggctcaactttctatacacaggggatgtttcgaagatatattttttcaattggttggttgttccctggTACACAAAACTCCATTAAATACACAAAAGGGTTTAAATCAATTCGGTTTGAAAAGGATAAACTGTTAAATCAGTATATATCGTGGCGTTGGTTTTAATTATGAGGCATCTATCATTCAAATGAGATCAACTCACATAATTCTAATGGTGCTATCTTTAAAGGTTGGGTCAGTATGCACATAAAATTGACATCTTAGTTTCATTGTTAAACCATATACCGTGTAGGTTTTGTGTTTATCGTGTAAAGAAATCATTTAGGAAATACAACGATGcctttttgttttcaataaatcaTGAAGAAAGATCGATTGCATCTAAATGTATTAAGAATTTCAGCCGGAGGTCCTTGCCTGGTATAATAAGTTGTAACACGGGTCGTGTTACGACCAGAAATTATTACTTACGGTTGATAAGTGTCATGCCCAATGCTTTATAATTCCAGACAAATAAGCCGGGAAATTATCATTTTCGCGAGGTCTGTCTGGCCAATTCTAACCGGACTATAACCCCTAATTGGCCACATAAATCTTGTCAGGGCTCTATACAGATTATTGCGTATAAATAATGGGTTACTTATATTACTCCTAAATCAAGCGAATGCTACTCATGAAAAACGACAGGTATTAATTTGGACCATATTTTCTCACTGAATTCAGACTCATATATCTAATATGCATCACTAATAATCAATCTCGTACCCCAGCTCCAGATCACTGAAAAGTGCAGAATCATATTTCAATATCAGGAAAAGCAGACAATTAAGCTCTATTTTTCTTAATGAATAAAATGCATTATGAAAAGCATATCAATATGCAAATGTACCTCAATCAGCCAACAAGAATATCACTCTGAAGTTCATATCCCGAATTCCAATGCCACAAAATCCTGTCAAGGATAACAAATTTGTTCATGAAATCCCGTGATAAATGAACATTACAATACGGAATAGGTATAAATTTTGTCTCGATGATGTAATACATGTCAATTATCTGCTCGAATGTAATTAAGAACAAACCACTGTCGTACCTTTCTccaaattttgtttattttttgtttattttatttacttccttctaacagccagggtcatttaaggacgtgcctggttttggaggtggaggaaagccggggaAAAACCAGTGGCCttcggtcagtaccaggcaattgccccacgtaggtttcaaactagcaatccagaggtggagggctagtgttaaagtgtcgggacaccttaaccactcagtcACCCCGGCCccaaaaattatataattatgaacaaACCACTTTCGTACCTTTTCCCAAAACTAATGTTGGAGTGCCCAAAGTTTTCATaagacagtttattgttaatgtcGGATTTGTAATACGTTAATTGGTTTATTGCTTTCCCAGTAATTCATTAAATTTGCTTTCATTTGATTCATCATGCCGAATATATCGTAAGATATAGCAGAAAAAGGCAACAAGCGGATCACACATTGCAATAGAACAGCTTATATACAACGATGCAtgaaaactgcatcatacagctctACGTACTTCTAGAATGTGGGAACGTTTCTGCGTGTCAAATATGTGGAAATAAAGGCTTCGGATCTTGAAACGATTTTTCATTTTGCCTAGCCAATCGCATATGTCGTCACTTTTCATGACACTGTCTATCACAGACTAAGAAGAGAGTTTAGgatagaaatgaaataaaatacttttCCATATTCACAAAAAGATATTTTGCCGCAGTCAATATCATAACACTGGGAGCAAGTGTTATTGAagtgttgtagttgttgataATATTATGAAATCAGATGACTTTTAAATTTCGTGGgtatcaatattaaaaaaataaacaagagttTAGTTCTTCTTGAAGCAGAAGACGCATACTTTTCTGAAACATCTGGGCCTGTATTCATAAAACCATTCTCATGTTGATGCAATATGTGCTTCATCCAGCTTTGTTGAAACTCGCTCTAATCATGAAATAGtagtttaaaagaaaaacctAAAGATGGAAAATGATAGATCATCTGACGCCATTACGAAGTTCCTTCAAATCCTTGAAAACAAATAGTTTTATCATCAAATGTAGTTAAACCAGAGCACAAAATGTGTACGTGAGCATGAGTATGGAACCGGGCCTCATTTTCCTTGTGCTATTCCAACAGATTCTGAGTCCATTTTGTTCGCGTCAGTATCATCTGGTGTGTTTTCAGAAAATTTATGTTATTACTCGaaagtaaacatttaaaaatccACTAAATTGtctatattaaatatatagtgcatattgttatatttatcatattcatATAAGAaagtttgtatttcaaaatgattGCGTTTTTCTTATCGGAATGAATCTGGAAAGAATACATTATCTATGATGAGATCCCCCATTCAACCTATGATAGAAAACATTCCAGCAatatgtgttgatatttttttcatcgtGTGACGACAGAAAACACTTTCAATTATGTTTTCTTATGTTACTATTATATAGCTAGAATGTATTCTAGTGTTTATCGTAGAGCTATACAATAGATATCTCCACCGCTAAAACCTTAGTTAATATACCATGTAGTGTTGTTTACCTGCCGAtttgtgatagtgtggtaggGCCGAATTTACTACAATGTGAAAAACAAGGTCAAAACAATTTAGGCAGTAGTAATTCTTGCGttgaaattgtaaatatatcattcagtaaaattgttttcattgttgGGTTTTGACCAAGCAACATATTTTGTAGTCCCGTTTGTCATGAAAGTTCAATTAACTAGCTGAAGTTTTGttctcttttttattttttaaatcttacTCGCTGTATAAACTAAGGGGACATACATAGCACGTggtcaaaatgtaaaataatatgtaAAGGATATTGAATATTTGATAAGGGGTTTGAAGACTGTACACATTGACTGAATGCTGACTGTTTGATTCTGTTCGTCGTAGAATGACGTTCTCGATCTGATAATACAGCGGGATGGCTTCCCCCCAAGAAAATCGGTATGATAGATTTACTACTTCGGTCGTACATATGAGTCTACGAATGCAGTAGATATGGtttaaaagaaatttattttcttAACATTTGTtgtgatttgtaataaattaataatGCTTGTGTAAATAATAACTACTTACAAAAGAATGGCAATATCAGTATTAAATAAGTTTCTTGGCATGTTTTTTAATTATCCACGTCCCACAATTGTAAATTGGTTTATTTGTGAATTATTCCAACTTGGCATTGTCTTTCTTAGTCATTGTTTTGGTAATAACAATGAAAGAAATATGAGAATACAAATCATTACTTTTAATAGGTTACTATATTTTTGCAGCATTTTCTACCAGTCTGTATGTATAATACGACTAGAATGAAATAAGTATATGCACCGCAAGGCAATAAGCGAGCATTATTAGCACCGCCATTGTCATCTGATGGTTAACAATCCATTTTGCTTACTTTATTGTGTCAAAAGGagaaaaaacaatattcatttacttccatcaatatttttttttttttttttttttcagattcagATTCCGATTCTATATATCCGTGTGTTTTGCAACACATCAGAgagacattacaaaacaatacaatgtaatatattgtaacaTAATTCACAATTACTATATATCTTCCTAGTAAGACGCACTTTAATGACACACACGTGTTcgatatgtaaataaataaacaatatccaGAAAACAAGAAAGTCGGGATCTATTTTTAATAACTCTCACTTCTACactgtatgttttttttaatgttttggtTGGATGAGttacaatattaaaataaataataaatttccGCCAAAGAAgatttctctctctctttcttcttttttcctttttttttttttttttttgttgtacTCACGTTGAAGGGGAAAGTTGTCGAAAGACAGTTCTGGCAGGGAAATCTTCTTCCTCATTACATGCTTTTCTTACAATACCTTTGCGCACGGTTGAAGCGGATTTAAAGTTTGACTTAGACATCTAATTAGCGATTCTGTCATCCCAGTTCGATCATTATGTCGTGTTTCTCTCCGGCATGCTTTCTCATCCACAGTGaatcatatcaatttttttagTGAAAAATTTATTCGTCCAACAGCATACAACAAAAAATGTTAAGGAAATGTCATTTGTAGTTCCATGTCTTACGAACTACCATATCACTTCCGTTTACTGTAGGGTTGTCCTCtaacattaaaacatataatatagATATCTACAATTGTGTTATAATTAAGTCTGAAGCCCTGAACATTCTAGACAACACCATTCTTTAGTTTAAAACACCTTCAATTTGTGTCCCATTGTAgaatgattttgttttagttttgaaCAGAAAGTGTTctgtaaatttgtgtttcaTCATCATTCGTACATGCTAGAAACAGCAATTTTTGTAATTGGATGGAAAAGACGTTCACAACCACTGTTTCAAATATAATGAATATGCCACTTATATTAAAGATTGAGGTGACCGAATGCTGGAAGATTCATAAAACTACCAAAAGAATTTAAAACTGACGTACTTTgcaatacatgttttatatttttacttcatattgacatttttttcgCATACTTGTTTAATGAATGAATTATTTCTAAAACAACTAAGATGTTTAAACATAGTTGTATTGCATAAAAGTTATAATAGAAAGTCTTACCATATACTATATAGTTTGTAATATTCGTGGTGGATTTAATTTCGCCGTATTCGCGGTCATTAAAAACATCGCGAAAATAAATAGACCGCCAAAATTGATATACAGTGAATTTtcaacatatcaaatatatacacacacatacatgtatatatatatatagaagttcACCTGTTCACTGCTGAATGTTTACAAGGCGTTGTTGCAAAAATGATATCACTACAAACTATACTTTCACTGCTGGGACAACATCGAAATATCAATTCCCGCGAAAATAAAAACAACCATACAGTATGCGGAAGGACTTTCAAATATGATGTTAATGATAAGATGAGTGTAATTAATTGcttaaactttttttatttatgtatatactttttttttcaataatattcGAGAACGCATTCGTCATACAGTAACTTACCCGACATATCACTTTCTAGAGTCACAAATTTGCCGATTTTGAAATATGATGTTATTGTTAAATTGTGTGGGAGATTAAGTCTCATCTGTTCGTTGTTAGATAATATAGTACGTACAATAGGTTTTTGCTATTACATAGCACCTTGCATAACTGTCAGTGTTTTGTACAATATCGAATTTTATGTCCGAGAATAATTCCAGGAATATTTTACAGATATTATTCCGGTTTAAGAGTCAAAGATTTAAAAGTTTCAATTAAACTATTTTGAgtttgtat
This genomic stretch from Pecten maximus chromosome 16, xPecMax1.1, whole genome shotgun sequence harbors:
- the LOC117344477 gene encoding sex peptide receptor-like, with protein sequence MQLITCQQRFSAANAYCEYTTMRANQTVMGKELFTFAKGYASFHGYVSICVCVFGIVTNFFNISVLTRKHMRTPVNQILTWLAVSDISTMISYVPFAFHFYCIHPSGSKSASKNSKAWMTFMIFHINLTATTHTVSIWMCVLLAIVRFLHIRSPTKANAARLKRINQSNVMILIAYIASAVILIPNYMSNELLQDTLPEENETIYVLRDLKLGKNDTEILVLVNVWMYAFTAKLIPCLLMSIFGSLLIYNIHVKLKQRRKVLQISGASSLRLSEHSRTTKMLVAVIVLFLVTELPQGVLIVCSACVENFFDTVYIPLGDVMDIVALVNNAVNFILYCSMSTKFRETFVHLYCCSCHLVRKPRENGYTLTDRMAKLDSHSSNNNDHIHHHHHHHNNA